A stretch of Crossiella cryophila DNA encodes these proteins:
- a CDS encoding cupin domain-containing protein produces the protein MWLPLTRVEGLPLLGGAGRYRVPLRTGNGLLMEIEYPAGVGSPEHQHDHDSFIYLLSGHVRGTVAGQECELRAGETLLHPRGVRHSVEAVVTSRWLEFKSPPDLPVA, from the coding sequence ATGTGGCTGCCACTGACGCGGGTTGAAGGACTTCCGTTGCTGGGCGGGGCCGGGCGGTACCGGGTGCCGTTGCGGACCGGGAACGGACTGCTGATGGAGATCGAGTATCCGGCGGGGGTCGGCTCCCCGGAGCACCAGCATGATCACGACAGCTTCATCTACCTGCTGTCCGGGCACGTGCGCGGGACCGTCGCGGGGCAGGAGTGCGAGTTGCGCGCCGGGGAGACGTTGCTGCACCCGAGGGGTGTCCGGCACAGCGTCGAGGCGGTGGTGACCAGCCGATGGCTGGAGTTCAAGTCGCCGCCCGATCTGCCGGTGGCCTGA
- a CDS encoding nitroreductase, with translation MTTGYPPEYAEHLIRTRRATRAFRPDPVPEHTLRAVFSLAGAAPSNSNTQPWHVEVVSGAARDRLGAALVAAHTRDDLSLDFPYREDLYQGAHRRRRQCAGERLYTAVGIGRDDHAARAAYNAQSLRFYGAPHVALLFTPANAEVRIAADVGIYAQTLMLAMTAYGIASCPQGLLSFYADTIRAELGVQDRKVLLGISFGYADESAPANAVRVARAELGETTRFHS, from the coding sequence ATGACCACCGGTTACCCACCCGAGTACGCCGAGCACCTGATCCGCACGCGCCGCGCCACCCGCGCGTTTCGTCCCGACCCCGTCCCCGAACACACCCTCCGCGCCGTCTTCTCCCTGGCCGGCGCGGCCCCGTCCAACTCCAACACCCAGCCCTGGCACGTGGAGGTGGTCAGCGGCGCCGCCAGGGACCGCCTCGGCGCAGCGCTGGTGGCCGCGCACACCCGCGACGACCTCTCCCTGGACTTCCCCTACCGCGAGGACCTCTACCAGGGCGCCCACCGGCGACGGCGCCAGTGCGCGGGCGAGCGGCTGTACACGGCCGTGGGCATCGGTCGCGACGACCACGCCGCCCGTGCCGCCTACAACGCCCAGAGCCTGCGCTTCTACGGCGCGCCGCACGTCGCGCTGCTGTTCACCCCGGCCAACGCGGAGGTGCGCATCGCCGCCGACGTGGGCATCTACGCGCAGACCCTCATGCTGGCGATGACCGCCTACGGCATAGCCAGCTGCCCACAGGGATTGCTGAGCTTCTACGCCGACACCATCCGCGCCGAACTGGGCGTCCAGGACCGGAAGGTGTTGCTCGGGATCTCCTTTGGCTACGCCGACGAGTCCGCGCCGGCCAACGCCGTCCGGGTCGCCCGTGCCGAACTCGGCGAGACCACCCGATTCCACTCCTGA
- a CDS encoding TetR/AcrR family transcriptional regulator yields MTEQDEAARRRGRGARERILAAAMALFETQGITATGMEQVAAHAPVSKRTLYLHFPAKDQLVVAYLRHLAESGRTIDHALDRAELSPRARLLELFAVPHTGTGPIRGCPFIDAAAEFPDPDSPVHAHTRQEKQRFTHRVIELVRQLGVAHPEILGEQLAILADGVASRAMVFNDPGCGAHARAAAEALLDAATGSLSTKDR; encoded by the coding sequence GTGACCGAGCAGGACGAGGCCGCCCGCCGGCGCGGACGCGGGGCGCGAGAGCGCATCCTGGCCGCGGCCATGGCGCTGTTCGAGACGCAGGGGATCACCGCCACCGGCATGGAGCAGGTGGCCGCCCACGCCCCGGTCTCCAAACGCACCCTCTACCTGCACTTCCCCGCCAAGGACCAGCTGGTGGTGGCCTACCTGCGCCACCTCGCCGAGAGCGGACGCACGATCGACCACGCACTGGACCGGGCGGAGCTGTCACCCAGAGCGCGGCTGCTGGAACTGTTCGCCGTGCCACACACCGGCACCGGCCCCATCCGGGGCTGCCCGTTCATCGACGCCGCCGCCGAGTTCCCGGATCCGGACAGCCCGGTGCACGCCCACACCCGCCAGGAGAAGCAGCGCTTCACCCACCGCGTCATCGAACTGGTGCGCCAGCTGGGCGTGGCACACCCGGAGATCCTCGGCGAGCAACTCGCGATCCTCGCCGACGGAGTCGCCAGCAGGGCAATGGTGTTCAACGATCCCGGATGCGGTGCGCACGCCCGAGCGGCGGCGGAGGCATTGCTGGACGCCGCCACCGGCTCACTGTCCACAAAGGACAGATAA
- a CDS encoding phenylacetate--CoA ligase family protein codes for MRTVNPVLTDPDAEGTSPERRAVLQERRLRGVVDRILGAGGVLAGRLRACGIHSGRDVRLDELHLLPTLSKRDLWDHYPFGLRVVEERDVVCVHGSSGTGGRPTLIPYTAHDVDVWAQVMARALGGAGVSARSRIHNAYGYGLFTGGLGVHHGGMRLGATVLPLSGGMTERQVRLLVDLRAEVLCCTPSYAIHLGEALRAAGIGPEQLGLRVGVFGAEPWTPEMRRQIEELLGLRALDIYGLSEIIGPGVACESLDSEGMLNVAEDHFYVEAVDADGVPVPDGTPGELVFTTLTKTGMPLIRYRSGDVASLAGPVAGSARTLRRMSKLLGRADDMLVVRGVNVYPTEIESVLLADERVSPHYLVVEDRRVASRPELWVAVEPFADAVDGEALQRELTGALRERLGIGCAVTVVEPGVVPRTETGKARRLVRWSTGDAPVPGIG; via the coding sequence ATGCGCACTGTGAACCCGGTACTGACCGATCCCGACGCCGAGGGCACCTCGCCGGAGCGCCGGGCCGTGCTCCAGGAACGGCGGTTGCGGGGGGTGGTGGATCGGATCCTGGGGGCGGGGGGTGTGCTCGCGGGGCGGTTGCGGGCTTGTGGGATCCACAGTGGACGGGATGTGCGGCTGGACGAGCTGCACCTGTTGCCCACGTTGAGCAAGCGGGATCTGTGGGATCACTACCCGTTCGGGTTGCGGGTGGTGGAGGAGCGGGACGTGGTGTGCGTGCACGGCTCGTCCGGGACCGGTGGGCGGCCGACGTTGATCCCCTACACCGCGCACGACGTGGACGTGTGGGCGCAGGTGATGGCCAGGGCGCTGGGCGGGGCCGGGGTGAGTGCGCGCAGCCGGATCCACAACGCCTACGGGTACGGGCTGTTCACCGGCGGGCTGGGCGTGCACCACGGCGGGATGCGGCTGGGCGCGACCGTGTTGCCGTTGTCCGGCGGGATGACCGAGCGGCAGGTGCGGTTGCTGGTGGATCTGCGGGCGGAGGTGTTGTGCTGCACGCCTTCCTACGCGATCCACCTGGGTGAGGCGTTGCGGGCGGCGGGGATCGGGCCGGAGCAGCTGGGGCTGCGGGTGGGGGTGTTCGGGGCGGAGCCGTGGACGCCGGAGATGCGGCGGCAGATCGAGGAGCTGCTCGGGTTGCGGGCGCTGGACATCTATGGGCTCTCCGAGATCATCGGGCCCGGGGTGGCCTGCGAGTCGCTGGACTCCGAGGGGATGCTCAACGTGGCCGAGGACCACTTCTACGTGGAGGCGGTGGACGCCGACGGTGTACCGGTGCCGGACGGCACTCCCGGCGAGCTGGTGTTCACCACGCTGACCAAGACCGGGATGCCGCTGATCCGCTACCGCAGCGGGGATGTGGCCAGCCTGGCCGGGCCGGTGGCGGGCTCGGCGCGCACGTTGCGGCGGATGAGCAAGCTGCTGGGGCGCGCGGACGACATGCTGGTGGTGCGCGGGGTCAACGTGTACCCGACCGAGATCGAGTCGGTGCTGCTGGCCGATGAGCGGGTCAGCCCGCACTACCTGGTGGTGGAGGACCGGCGGGTGGCCTCGCGGCCGGAGCTGTGGGTGGCGGTGGAGCCGTTCGCGGACGCGGTGGACGGCGAGGCCCTGCAGCGCGAGCTGACCGGGGCGTTGCGCGAGCGGCTGGGCATCGGCTGCGCGGTGACCGTGGTCGAACCGGGTGTGGTGCCGCGCACCGAAACGGGAAAGGCGCGCCGCCTGGTGCGGTGGAGCACCGGGGACGCGCCTGTTCCGGGAATCGGCTGA
- a CDS encoding DsbA family protein yields MGGAERNARKRKQDAAAAAKAMASARKSDRTKMWVGVGVVVVIAAAIFGGIYFTAQTDNSVTANAIPKVQVNPTYPVTRDNAVVVAGKDTAKATVDLYADFLCPGCGGFEKQFGGQIQDKLNSGELKVRYHMLPMLVKLSRPEGYSLDSANAALAVAKAAPEKFPDFFASLYGKQPKENGAGYTKDQLIQLARDLGVTGEDFANDIRNGANNQALQDSFANVDNDPGFKDAGGFTGTPAVVAGGKKVDLQNTPTWFEDLFKQP; encoded by the coding sequence GTGGGCGGTGCCGAGCGCAACGCGCGAAAGCGTAAGCAGGATGCCGCCGCGGCGGCCAAGGCGATGGCGTCGGCGCGCAAGAGCGACCGCACCAAGATGTGGGTGGGCGTCGGGGTGGTCGTGGTGATCGCGGCCGCGATCTTCGGCGGCATCTACTTCACCGCGCAGACCGACAACTCCGTCACCGCCAACGCGATCCCCAAGGTCCAGGTCAACCCGACCTACCCGGTGACAAGGGACAACGCGGTCGTGGTCGCGGGCAAGGACACCGCGAAGGCCACCGTCGACCTCTACGCCGACTTCCTCTGCCCCGGTTGCGGCGGCTTCGAGAAGCAGTTCGGCGGCCAGATCCAGGACAAGCTGAACTCCGGTGAGCTGAAGGTCCGCTACCACATGCTGCCGATGCTGGTGAAGCTGTCCAGGCCGGAGGGCTACTCGCTGGACTCGGCCAACGCGGCCCTGGCCGTGGCCAAGGCCGCGCCGGAGAAGTTCCCGGACTTCTTCGCCAGCCTCTACGGCAAGCAGCCCAAGGAGAACGGCGCGGGCTACACCAAGGACCAGCTGATCCAGCTCGCCCGCGACCTGGGCGTGACCGGTGAGGACTTCGCCAACGACATCCGCAACGGCGCCAACAACCAGGCGCTGCAGGACTCCTTCGCCAACGTGGACAACGACCCCGGCTTCAAGGACGCGGGCGGCTTCACCGGCACCCCGGCCGTGGTGGCCGGCGGCAAGAAGGTCGACCTGCAGAACACCCCGACCTGGTTCGAGGACCTGTTCAAGCAGCCGTAG
- a CDS encoding MFS transporter has product MRSAEETTDQSAQRLPAEVWVLVVASFVIAIGFGILAPALPSYAASFDVGVTAASIVISAFAFMRLAFAPVSGRLVTRFGERPIYLIGILIVALSTGACAFADSYWQLLLFRALGGTGSTMFTVSAVALLVRLSPPHLRGRASGLWGTGFLLGNVIGPIFGGVLVSISLKLPFLGYAAALVLAAFVAWLFLRRSTLAAPVKDDGPVLTVREALKHRAYVASLASSFANGWAVFGVRVSLIPLFVSAVLLQQPSMAGWAMTVFAVGNAAMLLLAGWLADRQGRKPLVLIGLVISAIGTIWVGFTTSVPMFLASCLVAGLGAGLLNPPQNAAVADVIGNRGRGGPVLAGFQMTADVGAIIGPLVAGAIAETISYQAAFAVTGLLSLLAALVWLAAPETLPSKVEQAEKSAAESNRGVAVAAECGCLDEGPEVPLGTRVAGKPRQPEA; this is encoded by the coding sequence GTGCGTTCGGCCGAGGAGACCACCGACCAGAGCGCACAGCGGTTACCCGCCGAGGTCTGGGTGCTGGTCGTGGCCAGTTTCGTGATCGCGATCGGCTTCGGCATCCTGGCCCCCGCCCTGCCCAGTTACGCCGCCAGCTTCGACGTCGGCGTCACCGCGGCCTCCATCGTGATCAGCGCCTTCGCCTTCATGCGGCTGGCCTTCGCCCCGGTCAGCGGCAGGCTGGTGACCAGGTTCGGCGAACGCCCGATCTACCTGATCGGCATCCTGATCGTCGCGCTGTCCACCGGCGCCTGCGCCTTCGCCGACTCCTACTGGCAGCTGCTGCTCTTCCGCGCCCTCGGCGGCACCGGGTCGACCATGTTCACCGTGTCCGCGGTGGCCCTGCTGGTCCGGCTCAGCCCGCCGCACCTGCGCGGCCGCGCCTCCGGGCTGTGGGGCACCGGATTCCTGCTGGGCAACGTGATCGGGCCGATCTTCGGCGGCGTGCTGGTGTCCATCTCGCTCAAGCTGCCTTTCCTCGGCTACGCCGCCGCGCTGGTGCTGGCCGCCTTCGTGGCCTGGCTGTTCCTGCGCCGCTCCACCCTGGCCGCGCCGGTGAAGGACGACGGCCCGGTGCTCACCGTGCGCGAGGCGCTCAAGCACCGCGCCTATGTGGCCTCGCTGGCCTCCAGCTTCGCCAACGGCTGGGCGGTTTTCGGCGTCCGGGTCTCGCTGATCCCGCTGTTCGTCTCCGCGGTGCTGCTGCAACAGCCCAGCATGGCCGGCTGGGCGATGACCGTCTTCGCGGTGGGCAACGCGGCCATGCTGTTGCTGGCAGGCTGGCTGGCCGACCGGCAGGGCCGCAAACCACTGGTGCTGATCGGCCTGGTCATCTCCGCCATCGGCACCATCTGGGTGGGCTTCACCACCTCGGTGCCGATGTTCCTGGCCTCCTGCCTGGTCGCCGGGCTGGGCGCGGGCCTGCTCAACCCGCCGCAGAACGCCGCGGTCGCCGACGTGATCGGCAACCGGGGCCGCGGCGGTCCGGTGCTGGCCGGGTTCCAGATGACCGCCGACGTCGGCGCGATCATCGGCCCGCTGGTCGCCGGGGCGATCGCCGAGACCATCTCCTACCAGGCCGCCTTCGCGGTCACCGGCCTGCTGAGCCTGCTCGCCGCGCTGGTGTGGCTGGCCGCGCCGGAGACCCTGCCGAGCAAGGTCGAGCAGGCCGAGAAGTCCGCGGCGGAATCGAACCGGGGTGTCGCGGTGGCCGCGGAGTGCGGCTGCCTGGACGAGGGGCCCGAAGTGCCGCTGGGCACGCGGGTGGCCGGGAAACCACGTCAGCCCGAGGCCTGA
- a CDS encoding glycosyltransferase produces the protein MSALGRIGAGLAIGVAALAVGRIANYARVIRKVAPLPVEPLDRPAEVAVIIPARDEQHTIGRGVAALRAQHHPDLRIVVVDDASTDRTAAIVAAQAAQDQRVTLVRGEGPPPGWSGKVAAMAAGVRAAGEPEWLLFMDADGVAGPDLLGRLLAAAESSGADLVSSPGGMRRGAGAGLLAPAATVAMFEVIPPNSDTRRVLAIGQCLLLRRTAYDRIGGWSALAGSTADDVDLGTRVRDTGGRVLIVDATAELVAQGHDGFGQLWRSLRKSFVVGSGGSVPVLAAGAVVSLVFGLTPPIAAVTGLLRRDRRIALAGLLGWAAQSYGHLIFARFFGQPVAPAVLAPLSWAALGSTLAAGVGQVLRGTATWRGRSVTG, from the coding sequence ATGAGCGCACTGGGCCGGATCGGCGCCGGACTGGCGATCGGGGTGGCCGCACTGGCGGTGGGCCGGATCGCCAACTACGCGCGGGTCATCCGCAAGGTCGCCCCGCTGCCAGTCGAGCCGCTGGACCGCCCGGCCGAGGTGGCCGTGATCATCCCGGCCAGGGACGAGCAGCACACCATCGGCCGAGGGGTGGCCGCACTGCGTGCCCAGCACCACCCGGACCTGCGGATCGTGGTGGTCGACGACGCCTCCACCGACCGCACCGCGGCGATCGTCGCCGCCCAGGCCGCGCAGGACCAGCGGGTCACCCTGGTCCGCGGTGAGGGCCCGCCGCCGGGCTGGTCCGGCAAGGTGGCCGCGATGGCCGCCGGGGTGCGTGCCGCGGGTGAGCCGGAGTGGCTGCTGTTCATGGACGCCGACGGCGTGGCCGGACCGGACCTGCTCGGCCGCCTGCTGGCCGCCGCCGAGTCGAGTGGCGCCGACCTGGTGTCCAGCCCCGGCGGGATGCGCCGTGGCGCGGGCGCCGGCCTGCTCGCGCCCGCGGCCACGGTGGCCATGTTCGAGGTCATCCCGCCCAACAGCGACACCAGGCGGGTGCTCGCCATCGGCCAGTGCCTGCTGCTGCGCCGCACCGCCTACGACCGCATCGGCGGCTGGTCCGCGCTGGCCGGGTCCACCGCGGACGACGTCGACCTGGGCACCAGGGTCCGGGACACTGGCGGGCGGGTGCTGATCGTGGACGCCACCGCCGAGCTGGTCGCCCAGGGCCACGACGGGTTCGGCCAGCTCTGGCGCTCGCTGCGGAAGAGCTTCGTGGTCGGCAGCGGCGGCAGTGTGCCGGTGCTGGCCGCCGGGGCCGTGGTGAGCCTGGTCTTCGGCCTCACCCCGCCGATCGCGGCGGTCACCGGCCTGCTGCGCCGCGACCGGCGGATCGCGCTGGCCGGGCTGCTCGGCTGGGCCGCGCAGAGTTACGGGCACCTGATCTTCGCCCGGTTCTTCGGCCAGCCCGTCGCGCCCGCGGTGCTCGCGCCGCTGTCCTGGGCCGCGCTGGGCAGCACGCTGGCCGCAGGCGTCGGTCAGGTGCTGCGCGGCACCGCGACCTGGCGCGGCCGCTCCGTCACCGGCTGA
- the hrpB gene encoding ATP-dependent helicase HrpB: protein MELPDLPVRPALPEIVATLTAHGAAVLVAPPGTGKTTLVPLALAADGARVVVAEPRRLAARAAAARMAQLLGEPVGETVGYAVRGDRKRSARTRIEVVTSGLLVRRLQNDPELSTVDIVVLDECHERHLDADLLLALLLDARAGLREDLRLLATSATVAAEQVAGLLGDAPVIRVDARTFPTQTRYLPPVRGQRIEQAVAQAVRVALAEGDGDVLAFLPGVGEINRVAAALSGLDADVLPLHGRLSSAAQDAALRPGPRRRVVLATAVAESSLTVPGVRAVVDAGLARVSTVDHRRGMSGLVTTRVSAAVAEQRAGRAGREAPGRVYRCWPEHEQSALPRYPEPEIRLADLTRLALELAVWGTPDGSALSWWDQPPAGALAAGRTVLHALGALDADGELTARGRELAELGTHPRFARALVDGSRRVGSRRAAEVVAVLDDDTLAASADLTASLRRLRNERGPASSRWRREADRLARSLPETPGGKDDPALIAALAYPERLARKRSGQTGVYLMAGGTAVELRGDGDGLGEAEWLAVAVADREPGRTHGRIRLAAVADEALATSAGASLLSTVDEIGWADGDVVARRVRRLGAITLSDKPLREPDRAAVQAALTEGLRKEGLGLLRWTPDSRGLRQRLAFLHQVLGEPWPAMDEEVLLAGLDSWLGPELTSARRRADLAKVDAGHALRRLLPWPVAGRLDELAPERIALPSGNRARLDYGEATPVLPVKVQQAFGWTSTPRIADGRVPVLLHLLSPAGRPAAVTSDLESFWRNGYPQVRAELRGRYPKHKWPEDPFNP from the coding sequence GTGGAGCTGCCCGACCTGCCGGTTCGCCCGGCGCTGCCGGAGATCGTCGCGACGCTGACCGCGCATGGGGCCGCGGTGCTGGTCGCGCCGCCGGGCACCGGCAAGACCACCCTGGTGCCGCTCGCGCTGGCCGCGGACGGGGCCAGGGTCGTGGTGGCCGAACCGCGGCGGCTGGCCGCGCGGGCGGCCGCGGCCCGGATGGCCCAGCTGCTCGGCGAGCCGGTCGGGGAGACGGTGGGCTACGCGGTGCGCGGGGACCGCAAGCGCTCGGCGCGCACCCGGATCGAGGTGGTGACCTCCGGGCTGCTGGTGCGGCGGCTGCAGAACGACCCCGAACTGTCCACTGTGGACATCGTGGTGCTGGACGAATGCCATGAGCGGCACCTGGACGCTGATCTGCTGCTCGCGCTGCTGCTGGACGCGCGGGCCGGACTGCGCGAGGACCTGCGGTTGCTGGCCACCTCGGCCACGGTGGCCGCCGAGCAGGTGGCCGGGCTGCTCGGGGACGCGCCGGTGATCCGGGTGGACGCGCGGACCTTCCCCACGCAGACGCGGTATCTGCCGCCGGTGCGCGGGCAGCGGATCGAGCAGGCGGTGGCGCAGGCGGTGCGGGTGGCGCTGGCCGAGGGCGACGGGGACGTGCTGGCCTTCCTGCCGGGGGTCGGCGAGATCAACCGGGTGGCCGCGGCGCTGTCCGGGCTGGACGCGGACGTGCTGCCGCTGCACGGCAGGCTGTCCTCGGCCGCGCAGGACGCGGCGTTGCGGCCGGGGCCGCGGCGGCGGGTGGTGCTGGCCACCGCGGTGGCCGAGTCCAGCCTGACTGTGCCGGGGGTGCGCGCGGTGGTGGACGCCGGGCTGGCCCGGGTGTCCACTGTGGACCATCGGCGCGGGATGTCAGGGCTGGTGACCACCAGGGTGTCCGCGGCAGTGGCCGAACAGCGCGCCGGCCGGGCCGGGCGGGAGGCGCCGGGCCGGGTCTACCGCTGCTGGCCCGAGCACGAGCAGTCCGCGCTGCCGCGTTATCCCGAACCGGAGATCCGGCTGGCCGACCTGACCCGGCTGGCCCTCGAACTGGCCGTGTGGGGCACGCCGGACGGCTCCGCGCTGTCCTGGTGGGACCAGCCCCCGGCCGGTGCGCTGGCCGCGGGCCGGACCGTGCTGCACGCGCTGGGCGCGCTGGACGCCGATGGCGAACTCACCGCCCGCGGCCGGGAACTGGCCGAGCTGGGCACACATCCGCGTTTCGCCAGGGCCCTGGTGGACGGTTCGCGGCGGGTCGGGTCGCGACGGGCGGCGGAGGTGGTCGCGGTGCTCGACGACGACACCCTGGCCGCCTCGGCGGACCTGACCGCCTCCCTGCGACGGCTGCGGAACGAACGTGGACCGGCGAGCAGCCGGTGGCGGCGGGAGGCGGACCGGCTGGCCCGCTCGCTGCCGGAAACCCCTGGCGGCAAGGACGATCCCGCGTTGATCGCGGCGCTGGCCTATCCGGAACGGTTGGCGCGCAAGCGGTCCGGGCAGACCGGGGTGTACCTGATGGCCGGGGGCACCGCGGTGGAGCTGCGCGGGGACGGCGACGGGCTGGGCGAGGCGGAGTGGCTGGCGGTGGCGGTGGCCGACCGGGAACCTGGCCGCACGCACGGACGGATCCGGCTGGCCGCGGTGGCCGATGAGGCCCTCGCCACCTCGGCCGGGGCGAGTCTGCTGTCCACTGTGGACGAGATCGGCTGGGCGGACGGCGATGTGGTGGCCAGGCGGGTGCGGCGGCTGGGCGCGATCACCCTGTCGGACAAGCCATTGCGCGAGCCGGACCGGGCCGCGGTGCAGGCGGCGCTGACCGAGGGGTTGCGCAAGGAGGGGCTGGGCCTGCTGCGCTGGACGCCCGATTCCCGCGGGCTGCGGCAGCGGCTGGCCTTCCTGCACCAGGTCCTCGGCGAACCGTGGCCCGCGATGGACGAGGAAGTCCTGCTGGCCGGACTGGACAGCTGGCTCGGCCCGGAGCTGACCAGCGCGCGGCGGCGGGCCGACCTGGCCAAGGTGGACGCCGGGCACGCGCTGCGCCGGTTGCTGCCCTGGCCGGTGGCCGGGCGGCTGGACGAGCTGGCCCCGGAACGGATCGCGCTGCCCTCGGGCAACCGCGCCCGGCTGGACTACGGCGAGGCGACCCCGGTGCTGCCGGTCAAGGTGCAGCAGGCATTCGGCTGGACCAGCACCCCGCGGATCGCCGACGGCCGGGTGCCGGTGCTGCTGCACCTGCTCTCCCCGGCCGGTCGCCCGGCCGCGGTCACCAGTGACCTGGAATCCTTCTGGCGCAACGGATATCCGCAGGTCCGGGCCGAACTGCGCGGGCGCTACCCGAAGCACAAATGGCCGGAGGACCCGTTCAACCCCTGA